The Gigantopelta aegis isolate Gae_Host unplaced genomic scaffold, Gae_host_genome ctg7870_pilon_pilon, whole genome shotgun sequence genomic interval atGACATATGGTGTTTGATAATATGACCTGACATACATTCATACTTTACCTAAAAGTTTTATTGGTGTGACATAGTGcttgtgttttgtggtttgcTACAAAATATTCAACATTAATTTGGCAGTCATGGAcaatatgtatcatttattataacttaattaaaattactatcactaaacaaatgtgttttgatAGTACACAAGACCACTATTACAAGAATATAACATGTGTTACATACTAATAATGGTgactaatgaaataattaaatttgattgATAATGTTACATAGCAAGTCATAAGTTGAGAAATTAATATGGGACAGCCTCATATCCTAAATATAGACTTGATGACATAAGATTTagctaaaacaaatttttaattaCCACCATTTTCTAGTACACACTCACCACAATAATTTACTGTATTGTGAACTATGATAAATCTTTCTAGCATCTTATTAATAAAACCTGATGTTTTccttaataactattaataattattaatattttatttgtcacaTGTTAATACTCTAACTTAATACTTTACATTAATTTGAACCCCTTATAGGTTAAGTCCTGGCTGGAGCAATCTGATTGTCAATTAAGGCATTTATAGGCCCTATAAAATGTTCTTACTTTTTGACCCGTAATACTATACAAACTTCGTACTTATTAACCAACATCTATGTTTGGGAAGGGAATCCccgcccaccccacccctttaaATTTTGACTGTTCATCACTAttgataattattaatgtacatatGATCTCTAGACATCGACCCCCTTACAGTAATCATAACTAAACATTATTAGCTCTAGTAACtcttataattattgataatggTGAGTTTTTTCATCAGCTATTCTTACACATGGTATCTGGCAAGGACCTGTTTATTACAAGACtttggaaaatgtatataagtATTTCCACCATTGTCCTCTAACATACTATATTCAGCAACATCATAGCAATTTCACTTTAATATCAGAGCACTCACATTAATGGAGTAAACAACCTTAATATAATAGTGTGAACAATTTAATGTTCTCCTGATATATAAAGAATATCTCATATATCTTGTTGTAAAGAGGTCATAAAAAGTTGTTCTAATATAACATTCTTACTAGAATATAAAATTGATTGTTAAACATCAAACAATACAATACTATAGAGTAATGTAGTTATATACTGTTTTTTATCATATTAGTAAATGAACTATAGTCCTTCTGAAGTTCAAAGTACACTTACACTATGTTCATGAAAAAATCATTGGGCAGATAATCAAAAAGGGAATTTGCCTTTGTTTGCTTCAACCCCTTCTCGGAAACTTTTAGCCTTTGGGTTCAAACGTTTGGTGAGGGCTATATCTCGGTCTGGATTTCCATGGTCATAGAAATGAAACATATTGGCAGTATCATCTGCTCCTGGAAAGCCAGCTTAGCAAATTCTTCATAAGACAACTTATGAACATGGAGGGTAGCTCCAGTTACTTGTGCAATGTGTCCCACATACTGGTCAAAGGTGAGTTTATCTCCAGATAACCCTATCTTCTTACCAATGAATTCTTTAGGCTGAGAAAGCACTGCTGCTACAACAGGTCCCCAAGTCTTCAATACTAACTCCATCCATTGGTCCTTCCATACATGGTAACAAATGTAAATGAACCATCGTCTTGTTTTTGGTTGCTACTGATGAGACTTTCAAAATAAGCTGCTAAACGTATTGATGTGTATGGTATTGCAATATGTCTAAGTATTTCTCAATCTCCCTTTACCATCAAAATGAGGACAATCGCGTCCAGTGATCTCTTTAACTAATTCCAGTCCACTGAAAATGAGATGCTTTATGCCTTCTTTCTTGCAGGCATCACCTACAAGCTTgccttgtttttattttctccTCTTTATCGAAAATTTCCCAGTAGTTCGGACAAGATAAACTCCATATGCGCCAGCAATGGCTGCCTCTATGCTTGCTTGATCATCCAAATTTCCTTAACTATCTCCCACACCTTGACTTTGTAGAGCCTTGGCTTTATCTCCATCTGGATTTCTTGTAACTCCACGTATTTTGTATCCCCCACGTGCAAGTAATCCACGAACAACTGAACCTCCTTGTTGCCTGTAGCCTCCAAAACAGTGATAAGTTTGGACATCTTTTTTGGTAGTACTTGTTGTCTGTAAGAACTGATGCTTTGATTAACCCGAAGTCGCCATTTTTATACCAAATTTTATTTCCCCATTGTATACACGTGTGCATACGTGCTCAGTGTATACGCTTAGCAGGAAATGGTGAAGCTTGATCGATTTTTTAATTAATCGAACAATGTTCTATTTGGCTGCATATTCTGATGCTAAATCCACAACCctaagtaaaatatataatctacaatatatatatatatatattatatatatgtgtgtgtatatatgggtACCACCACTTGATAATAGCTTAGAACTATACATGTTGtcattatttcttat includes:
- the LOC121366951 gene encoding LOW QUALITY PROTEIN: nmrA-like family domain-containing protein 1 (The sequence of the model RefSeq protein was modified relative to this genomic sequence to represent the inferred CDS: inserted 5 bases in 5 codons; deleted 1 base in 1 codon) — encoded protein: KLVGDACKKEGIKHLIFSGLELVKEITGRDCPHFDGKGRLXEILRHIAIPYTSIRLAAYFESLISSNQKQDDGXHLHLLPCMEGPMDGVSIEDLGPVVAAVLSQPKEFIGKKIGLSGDKLTFDQYVGHIAQVTGATLHVHKLSYEEFAKXGFPGADDTANMFHFYDHGNPDRDIALTKRLNPKAKSFREGVEANKGKFPF